From Paraburkholderia sprentiae WSM5005:
CGAAGAAGCCGGTGGTGACCGCCATCGCAAGTACCTTCGGCACCCAGTCGCGATCGGCGACACCCATCGCGCGTGCGCTTGCGATGTCGCTCGTGGCGATGCGGGCCAGGTCGCTTTCGTGCGCGAGGCTCGACTGCGCCGCCGTCACCATCAACTGCTGCAATTGCAGCGAGTTCGCGTTTTCGGCCCGGCGAATCTTTTCGAGCGCGCCGGGGTCGTTCAACGCGGGTTCCACATACGTCGGATCACTCGGCGTGCCGAGTGCGTGCGAGATGATCGCGGCGGCAGCGGTTACGCCGAGGCCGACCGGACCGCCCACGAGCCCGGCGAGAAGCGGCGCGGTGCTGTTGATGTTCGTCGCTACTTTAGACCAGTCCATCATGCTGCTCCGAGGAGAAGATTGGCTGCCATGCGCTCGGTCCAACCGCGGCTGAAATTCGGCCACGAATGCAGGTTGCGCAGGTACCGCAGACGATACGCGGCAAAGCGCAGCACGAACTTCATCGGATCGGCGTTCTTGACCGCATCGAGCGTGGCGGGGCCGAACTTGCCGTCTTCCTTCGCGCCGGACGCTTTCTGCATCCACAGCACGACGAGGCCGCCGTTGTAGTTCGCATCGAATATCTGGAAGGCCACGCGCGGATCGAGTTCGTCGAGATGCAACGGGTCCCAATACCTGCGCTTGGCGATCTGATGCGCGGTATCGAGCGGCAGATCTTTCATTGCGCCGTTATAGCCCTCGCTGCGCGCGACGCGCGCGGTCACACCCCACATCGTTTCGCCGCCGGGATCCCCCGGGTTGAAGCTGTACCCGCCTTCATTTCCGATCAAGGCTGTGAATGCGTCTTCGAAGCTATCCATCGATCTGTCTCCTCTTCGGCCGTGTTGGCGACTCAAACGGCGAATGCACCCGGCTCAGGCCGCTTGCATCGCATGTCCTACGCTGTCGCGTACCGTATCGAGCGATGCCCGAAGCGGATACGACGTCATTGGATTCGAAACGGGCTTGACGCGCAGGTCGGGCATCGATGTGGCGGTGTCGTCTGCGTCCGGCGATACGCCCGCCGAGCGCGCCAGCTCGCGTTCGCGCGCCGACAGCGTGCTGGCGTCGAACTGCAGTGCCTGCGCGTACTTGCGCGCGGCCTCGCGCGGAGCGCCCTTATGTTCCAGCGCGTGGCCCCATTCCACATAGGACGGCGCGTGATCGGGGCGCAACGCGACGGCGTGCGAGAGTTTGTCGATCGCTTCGTCGTCGTGCCCGGTTTTGATGAGCGCCTCGGCCCAGTCGTGCAGCGTATCGACGGAGTCGGGCTTTAAGTCGGCGGCCTTCCTGAACGCTTCGAGTGCTTCGCGATCGTGCTTCGCATGCAACAACACATCGCCGAGCAGCCGCAGGTTTTCGACGGTGCGCGACTTTTCGTTCGCGCCGGCCCGCAGTTCTTTCAGCGCATCGTCGATGCTGTTCTGCTGTTCGAGCGCAATGCCCAGACTCGCGCGCAGCACCGCCGAGTGTTTGTGCTGGGTCAACGCTTCGCGAATCTGCTGCTCCGCTTCTTTCGAGCGCCGCTGACTGTTAAGCAACCACGCCTTGCCCGCGAGCGCCCATTCGGCTTGCTCCGAGGCGGGCAGCGCGAGTACTTCGTCATAAATCCCGACGATCTCGTGATAGTCGCATTGCGCGAGCGAGCATTTTGTCTTTTGCACCTGGGTGAACAGATGACTGGCGAGGATGTTCGGTTCGGCGAGGCGCATCGCCATGACCGCGATATCGCGCACGAAGTTCTCGAGGTCGCGCCCTTCGAACGGCACGCTACTTTCGCGGGCGTTGAATGGACCGCCTTCGATCTGCACATGCGCAACGTACGAATCCGCGCTGTCATTCGTCTTCGTGATGCCGACATGCACGGCGACATCGGTGCGGTTGAGGACGCCCTTAAGGAAGCGCACCGTCGACGCATACGACATCTCCTGCCCCGGAATCTGGATGTCGGGTTGCGCATCGTTGTCGGTCATCGTGTCGTGCGAAATCGATTCGGCATCCTGCCCGATCTCCTTCATCGCCGACATGATGCGCTCGGCGAGAAAGTTCGACGTATAGCCACGCTCGCTCAGCGTTTGCGGGGATTCGACTGGCGGCACCAGCAATTGACGCGTGAGCACGCCGCGCACGACGAGGCAGAAGAAGCCCATCGCCAGAATGGCGAACACCCAGGGCAATACATACGGCCACAGCCGCTTCGGTCCGCAGCCGATCTCACGGGCGGTATGCAAGCCGAACAGCACAAATCCGCTCGAATGATGACGATGGCGGCGATTCGCTGCGTTGGCGCGCATGAACGGGCGGTTGTACCCGTTCGGTGATCGGCGTTGACTATGTACACTCGACATGAACCACCTCGCTTCGATCCGCGATCGATGTTGGCGATCGCCTGACTTGCGCGGTGGGTATGCATTGAACGTGCCATAGCCGGCGAGACCGGCTGGCAGCCGCCTGTTGGCTTATGGTACGGGACTACAAAAGGAGTAGTGTTGCGTGCTGGCCAACGTATCGGCGCAAAGCGTTCGCCGACGGGAGACAGGACGAGCGGCTAGCAAATAAAAATGCCGCTCGGTCGGAAAGACTGAGCGGCATTTTTGACGAGAACTTCCTATTGGCGACTCGCGTCGCCGCGACTCAAACCGAACTCGGTCGCCACTTCAACAATCGATTCTCCACCGCGGTCAGCAGATAGTCGGCGGCCAGCGCCACCACCGCCAGCACGATCATCGCCGCGAACACGCCGCTGGCATTGAATGCGCCCTGCGCGGTGGAGATCAGCAAACCGATGCCCTGCTTGGAGCCGAGAAACTCGCCGACCACTGCACCGACCAACGCGAAGCCGAAGCTCACGTGCAAGCTCGCGAGAATCCAGCTCAGCGCCGACGGAATCACGACCGAGGTCGTCACCTGACGGCGTGACGCGCCGAGAATCTGCGCATTGGCGATCATGTAGCGATCCGCTTCGCGCACACCCTGGAACGCGTTGGCGAACACGACGAAGAACACCATCACGACCGCAAGCGCGACCTTCGATGCCATGCCGAGCCCGAGCGCGATTACGAACACCGAGCCGAGCACGACGCGCGGAATCGAGTTGGCGATCTTGATGTAGAGGCTGAATACGTCGGAGAGCAGCTTGTTGCGGCCGAGCACGATGCCGCAGAAGATGCCCCCGATCGAACCGATGATGAAGCCGAGCCCGGTTTCCTCGAGCGTGACCCACACCTGCGTGAGCAGCGGCCCTTGCGACGTACCGTTCACGAACCAGTCGACGATCTGAGCGAAGATCTCGGTCGGCATCGAGAAGAAGAAAGGGTCGATCCACTTCAGGCGCGCGGACAGTTCCCAGCCGCCGAGCACGACCACGAGCAGCAGAATGCGCAGCGAAATCACCAGCATCTGGCGCTGGCGGATCTTCTTCTGCGCGATTCGCTCGACGTTAGCGAGCGACGCGGCGTCGATGCCCGAGGGCATCATCTGTTGAGAGGGTGTAGACATGTTTGCCATTCCTTGATTAACCGATCTGCACTTCTTCGCGCAGGTCATGCCAGATATCGCGCGAAATTTCGATGAAACGTGAGTCGTAGCGGATCTCCGACGTAACACGTGGTCGCGGCAGATCGATTTCGTAGACTTTCTTCAACGTGGCGGGGCGCGCGGTCAGCACGAACACGCGGTCGGCGAGCGCAATCGCTTCTTCGAGGTCGTGCGTGACGAACACGACCGAGCCGGCGCCGCCCCACAATTGCAGCAACTCGTCCTGCATCAACGTGCGCGTCTGCATGTCGAGCGCCGAAAACGGCTCGTCCATCAGCAGGATTTCCGGCTTGTTGATGAAGGTCTGCGCAAGCGCGACGCGCTTGCGCATGCCGCCGGACAGTTGATGCGGATAGTGCTTGCCGAACTTGTCGAGGCCCACGCGGCGCAGCCATTCGTTCGCTTCGTCGTAGGCGGCCGATTTCGAGCGGCCGCGGTAGAGCGGACCCGCCGCGACGTTATCGAGCACCGAGCGCCAGGGAAACACCGCATCGGCCTGGAACACGAAGCCGATGCGCGGATCGATGCCGTCCACCGGCGTGCCCATCACGCGCACTTCGCCGGTGGTCGGCTTGAGCAAACCGGTGATCATGCTGAGCGTGGTGGACTTGCCGCAGCCGGTCGGGCCGACCACGGCGACGAATTCGCCGCGTGCCACCGACATGCTGAAGTCGCGCAGCGCGACCGTGGCCTTGCCGTCCGGGGAAATGAAACGGCACGACACGTTGCGCATTTCGATCGCTGGCGTCTCGCGTGACATAGATTGATTCATCGGCGGGTGCCTCGAAGTTCTGTGAATATTAAAGAAGCGTTACTTCGACGCGGTCTTGACCGGCGCCGACAGGTAGTCGTTGGAGTAGGTCTTGGCGAGATCGATATGCTTGCCCTTCACCGACGGATTGAATGCGGAGAGCACCTTGAGCACCGTATCCGGACCGTCGGCGGGCATCTTGCCGTCCTTCGTGAACATCGGCTTCGACGCCTTTAGCGCGTTCACGTACAGGTCCTTGTTGTTCCCGTAGTAGTCCTTCGGCATCTGCGCGGCGATGTCCTCGGCGCTATGCGTCGCGATGAAGTTCAGCGTCTTCGCGAACGCATGCGAGAGCTTCGCGGCCTCGTCCTTGTGCGTTTCGGCCCACGCGCGCTGCACATAGAAGCTCGACGCGGGGTAGGTGCCGCCGAGGGCGGCGCGCGTGCCTTCCACGTTGCGCATGTCGACCAGCACCTTCGCGTCGCCGGTCTTCAGCAGTTGCGAGACGGTCGGCTCGGTGGTCATGCCGGCGTCGATGCGGCCTTGCTTGACGGCGGCGATAAAGCTGTTGTCCGCGCCGACCGGCAACATCGTGTATTGCGTCGACGGCACGCCCGCGCGCTGCGCGAGGTACTGCGTGAGGAAGCTCGTCGACGAACCGAGACCGGTCACGCCGAGCGTCTTGCCTTTGACATCGGCCATGCTCTTGAGCGAATCGGCCGCCTTCGTCGAGACCATTTCGACTTCGCCCGGCACCTGGCCGAAGACGACGAGCGCCTGCACTTCCTTGCCCTTGCTCTGCAGATCGATCGTATGATCGTAGAAGCCGACCACGCCTTGCACCGCGCCCGCGAGCAGTTCATTCTCCGCATCGACACCGGCCGGCTGCGACAGAATTTCGACGTCGAGGCCTTCGTCCTTGAAGTAGCCGAGCTGCTCGGTGAGTTTGGCGGGCAGATAGATGATCTTGGTGGCGCCGCCGACCATGATCGTGATCTTCTCGGCGTGAGCCGCGGCGGAAGCGGCGGCAAGGGCGAACGCAACACCTGACACAGCAGCAATCTGGCGCAAAGTACGCATGAGGAGTCTCCTTAGGTTGGTCGCCGCGAGCGTGGCGGGCGGCGTTTTTCTGGGTCACTGGCAGCGATTATAGAAACGCGAAACCTTCGGAGAGCTTTCGGGGTTCGGCGCAAAACATGGGTGTTAACCCCAGCCATGCGCCGAGCCATGCGCCGACCAATGCGCCGCTACCTCCGCGCCAGGCACTGGACGGACGCTGCAAACCACACGGCAAGCGCGCAGAGCCGTTGTTTTAAGGCACAATCGACGGCCTGACTTTTGCCGTTGCCGCCATGAAGCTGCTGCTGATCGAAGACAACCCCACGCTTGCGCACTGGCTCGCGAAGATGCTGGAGCAGGAAGCCTTCGCGCTCGACGCCGTGCAGGACGGCGACGAAGCCGACCGCCTGCTGCGCACCAATCACTACGACGTGATCCTGCTCGACCTGAACCTGCCGAAGCTCTCGGGCAAGAACGTGCTGCGCCGGCTGCGTCAGCGTGGCGACGCGACGCCGGTGCTGATCTTGACCGCGAGCGGCTCCATCGACGAGAAGGTGGAACTGCTCGGCGCTGGCGCTGACGACTATCTGGTGAAGCCGTTCGAAGTGCGCGAGCTGATCGCGCGCGTCAAGGTGGCGATTCGCCGGCAGTCGCCGTCGAAGGCGAGCGAGGTGGTGTGCGGCGATCTGTCGTTCGACATCGACACGCGCCAGTTCACGCTGAAGGGCGCGCCCCTGAACGTGACGCCGCGCGAGCGTTCGGTGCTCGAAGCGCTGATCCTGCGCCTGGGCAAGACGGTGACGAAGCCCGCGCTCGTCGATGCAATCTTCACACTCGCCGACGAGCCGAGCGAGGACGCCGTCGAGATCTATATTTCCCGTCTGCGTAAGAAGCTCGATGGCAGCTCGGCCGCGATCGTCACGCTGCGTGGACTCGGCTATCTGCTGCGCAAGAAAGAAGACGACCAGTAACGATGGCCAATAGCCTGCGCATACGCCTGCTCTGGTGGCTGCTCGTGCCGCTCGCGCTCTATGTGTTCGTGACCGGCAAGACCGAGTACGACAACGCGCGGCACACCGCGAATCTCGTGCAGGACAATCAGCTGGTGGCCTCGGCGCGGATGATCGCGGGCGAGGTCGAATGGAGCGACGGCTTTCTGCGGGTCGATGTGCCGCCCGCCGCGCTCGAGATCTTCGCGTCGCCCTATCGCGACCAGGTGTTCTACAGCGTGCGGGTCGTCGGTGGACCGCTGCTCGCGGGCACGCCTGATTTTTCGCCGCGTCGGTTGCCAGCGCCCGACGTGCCGGACTCGTACTACACGGACTTGCACGGCCAACAGGTGCGCGCGGTGGACATCGTACGGCTCATGTACGACAACGGCGTGGCGCGCCCCGTGCGCGTGACGGTCGGCAAGACGGTGCGCTCGCGCGACGCGATGACGCAACAGCTATGGCGGCCGCAACTCGTGCGGCAGCTCGAAATGATCGCGCTGGCGGTCGCACTGGTCTGCATCGGGCTCACATTCGAGCTGCGGCCCTTGATGAAGGTGAAAGACGAGGTTGCCGACCGCGATCCGATGCAGCTCGAACCGATTCGCGTCGAGCGTCTGCATACGGAACTGCGGCCCATCGTCGATGCGATCAATCAGTGCATCGCGCGGCTCGGCGTGCAGGTGGCCGCGCAGCGGCGCTTCATTGCCGACGCCGCGCATCAGTTGCGCACGCCGCTCACGCTGCTGGGCACGCAATTGCAGTTCGCGCGGCAGCAGGAAGGTCTCAATCCCGCGCTCGACGAAGCGCTCGCCGCGATGCATCGCAGCAATCGCTCGATGGTCGGTCTCACCAACAAGCTGCTGTTGCTCGCGCAGGCCGAGGCCGCCGACAACTCGCAAGTCGCGATGGAAAGCGTCGATCTGGTGCCGCTCGCGATGGAGGTCGTCGAGGATCTCGCGCTGCTCGCGCAGGCCCGCGGAATCGATCTGGGCGCGGAATTGCACGGCGCGGCGCCGGTGCTCGGACATCGCGGCCTGTTGCAGGCGCTGATCGCCAATCTCGCCGAGAATGCGATCCGCTACACGGGTAGCGGTGGTCACGTGACGGTTGCCGTGCGTGCGGATGCCGATGCCAATGCGGCTACGGTGAGCGTGACCGACAACGGCCCGGGCATTCCGGCCGAATCGCGCAGCCGCGTGTTCGAGCCGTTCTTTCGCGCATCGACCGATACCGAGGGCACGGGCCTCGGCCTTGCGATCGTGCGCGAAATCGCGGATGCGCATCACGGCGAGATCGCGCTGAAGTCGGGCGAAGGCGGCAAGGGCGTGCATATCGCCGTGACGTTTCCTTGCGCGACGCCGAAATGATCGGGATAAACCCGAGGTTCGTGCAACATGCACCGCCCTGAAAGCATAGAGAAGGGTTCGCCCCTTCAGAATCACGGGCAGGCGACGCGCGCGGCGCCCAGACACAAGATGACGGAGACACCTGCAATGAAGCTTGGCTTGACGCGTTTCCCGCGCGCGGCGTATGCCGCCGTCGCGGCGTCGCTCGCGTTGTGCGCGCTCGCGAGGCTCGCGGCGCCTGCGCACGCCGCCGCGCCGGAGAAGCTCGCGATCATGGTGGGCGGCACCAACAAGCTGATTTATTTGCCGGCGCGTCTTGCCGAACAGCTCGGCTATTTCAAGGCGGAAGGGCTCGACGTCGAACTGCTGTCGCAGCCGACCGGCATCGAAGGCGAGAACGAAATGCTCGCCGGCGCGGTGCAGGGCGTGGTCGGCTTCTACGATCACACGATCGATCTGCAGACGCGCGGCAAGGAAGTGAAGACGATCGTGGTGTTCGGCCAGGTGCCCGGTGAAGTGCAACTGGTTGGGGCGAAATCGGCCGATGCGATCCGCAGCATGGCCGACGTGCGCGGCAAGACGCTCGGCGTAACCGGGCTCGGCTCGTCGACGAGCTTTCTCACGCAATACCTCGCGCAGCGCGCGGGCGTGCCGTCCACGCACTACACGCTGCTGCCGGTCGGCGCGGACGGCAGTTTCATCGCCGCGATGCGGCAAGGACGCATTCACGCGGGTATGACGACCGAGCCGACCGTCACCGAACTGCTGAAATCGGGCGACGCCAAAGTACTGGTCGACATGCGCAACGTCGACGGCACGCGCGCCGCGCTCGGGGGCACGTATCCGGCGTCGAGCCTCTACGTGCAAACTACGTGGCTCGACGCGCATCCTGACGAAGCCGCGAAACTCGCGCGTGCATTCGTCAAAACGCTGCGCTATATGCACGCCCATAGCGCGGAACAGATCGCCGCGCAGATGCCAACAGAAGATGTCGGCAATGACAGGGCGCTGTATATCAGCGCATTGCAGGCCTCGCTGCCGATGTACACCGTGGACGGCAAGATGCCCGCCGACGGTCCGCAGACGGTGCTCAAGGTACTGTCGAGTTTCAATCCGGCGGTGAAGGGGCGGCATATCGATCTGTCGCGCACGTTTACCAATCAGTTCGTCAATGACGTGAAGCCTTGAAAGCGGGCTGACCGCGGGTTGCTTCGAGCACAAAAGGATCGGCACATCGTGTTTTCAGGCAGTTTGCGCGGACGCTTGTTGTGGTGGTTGCTGTTGCCGCTGGCGGCATTCGTATCCATTTCCGTCGTCATTTCATACCGTTTCGCGCAGGACACCGCGGACCTGGTTCAGGACAATGCGCTGCTTTCGTCGATGCGGATCATCGGCGAGGATGTCGACTGGGACAACGGTTCGGTGTCGATCCAGATTCCGCCGGCCGCGCTCGAGCTGTTCGAATCGCCGGAACAGGACACGGTCTTCTATCGCGTCGAGGCGAGCGGCCATCGTCTGCTTGCGGGCATCCCCGACTTGCCGCTGCCGCCGCATGTGAGCGACAGTCCCACGCTTTATGCCACGCATTTCGCCGATGGCCGCGCGGCGCGCGCGGTCGCCTACGCGCGGCAGCTCTACGATTCGGGACATACCGAGGAAGTGATCGTCGCGGTCGCGAAGACCGAGGGCTCGCGCGATGCGATGGTGTGGCGTTTGCTGCGGCCGCAATTGTCCGGCGAAGTTCTGACACTGGTGCTGGCGATGGTGTTCGTCTACCTCGGCCTGACCTTCGAGCTGCTGCCGCTGATGAAGGTGAAAGACGACGTCGCCGATCGCAATGCGTCGCAACTCGAACCGATTCGTGTTGCGCGTCTGCACGTCGAGCTGAGGCCGATCGTCGAGGCGATCAACCAGTGCATCGCGCGAATGGGCAAGCAGGCCGCGACGCAGCGGCAATTCATTTCCGATGCCGCGCATCAGTTGCGCACGCCGCTGGCTTTGCTGGCCGCGCAAATCCAGTTTGCGCGGCAACGCGATAGCCGCGACGCCCCGCTTGCCGAAGCGCTTGCAGGCATGCACAAGAGCAGCCGCAAGCTGACGACGCTGACCAACAAGCTGTTGTTGCTTGCTCACGCCGAGTCGGCCGCGCCGGTGAACGAGCGCGAGCGGATCGACCTGAGCGCGTTGATCGCGGGCGTGCTCGAAGAACTGA
This genomic window contains:
- a CDS encoding glycoside hydrolase family 108 protein, with the translated sequence MDSFEDAFTALIGNEGGYSFNPGDPGGETMWGVTARVARSEGYNGAMKDLPLDTAHQIAKRRYWDPLHLDELDPRVAFQIFDANYNGGLVVLWMQKASGAKEDGKFGPATLDAVKNADPMKFVLRFAAYRLRYLRNLHSWPNFSRGWTERMAANLLLGAA
- a CDS encoding tetratricopeptide repeat protein, translated to MSSVHSQRRSPNGYNRPFMRANAANRRHRHHSSGFVLFGLHTAREIGCGPKRLWPYVLPWVFAILAMGFFCLVVRGVLTRQLLVPPVESPQTLSERGYTSNFLAERIMSAMKEIGQDAESISHDTMTDNDAQPDIQIPGQEMSYASTVRFLKGVLNRTDVAVHVGITKTNDSADSYVAHVQIEGGPFNARESSVPFEGRDLENFVRDIAVMAMRLAEPNILASHLFTQVQKTKCSLAQCDYHEIVGIYDEVLALPASEQAEWALAGKAWLLNSQRRSKEAEQQIREALTQHKHSAVLRASLGIALEQQNSIDDALKELRAGANEKSRTVENLRLLGDVLLHAKHDREALEAFRKAADLKPDSVDTLHDWAEALIKTGHDDEAIDKLSHAVALRPDHAPSYVEWGHALEHKGAPREAARKYAQALQFDASTLSARERELARSAGVSPDADDTATSMPDLRVKPVSNPMTSYPLRASLDTVRDSVGHAMQAA
- a CDS encoding ABC transporter permease, translating into MSTPSQQMMPSGIDAASLANVERIAQKKIRQRQMLVISLRILLLVVVLGGWELSARLKWIDPFFFSMPTEIFAQIVDWFVNGTSQGPLLTQVWVTLEETGLGFIIGSIGGIFCGIVLGRNKLLSDVFSLYIKIANSIPRVVLGSVFVIALGLGMASKVALAVVMVFFVVFANAFQGVREADRYMIANAQILGASRRQVTTSVVIPSALSWILASLHVSFGFALVGAVVGEFLGSKQGIGLLISTAQGAFNASGVFAAMIVLAVVALAADYLLTAVENRLLKWRPSSV
- a CDS encoding ABC transporter ATP-binding protein → MNQSMSRETPAIEMRNVSCRFISPDGKATVALRDFSMSVARGEFVAVVGPTGCGKSTTLSMITGLLKPTTGEVRVMGTPVDGIDPRIGFVFQADAVFPWRSVLDNVAAGPLYRGRSKSAAYDEANEWLRRVGLDKFGKHYPHQLSGGMRKRVALAQTFINKPEILLMDEPFSALDMQTRTLMQDELLQLWGGAGSVVFVTHDLEEAIALADRVFVLTARPATLKKVYEIDLPRPRVTSEIRYDSRFIEISRDIWHDLREEVQIG
- a CDS encoding ABC transporter substrate-binding protein, which codes for MRTLRQIAAVSGVAFALAAASAAAHAEKITIMVGGATKIIYLPAKLTEQLGYFKDEGLDVEILSQPAGVDAENELLAGAVQGVVGFYDHTIDLQSKGKEVQALVVFGQVPGEVEMVSTKAADSLKSMADVKGKTLGVTGLGSSTSFLTQYLAQRAGVPSTQYTMLPVGADNSFIAAVKQGRIDAGMTTEPTVSQLLKTGDAKVLVDMRNVEGTRAALGGTYPASSFYVQRAWAETHKDEAAKLSHAFAKTLNFIATHSAEDIAAQMPKDYYGNNKDLYVNALKASKPMFTKDGKMPADGPDTVLKVLSAFNPSVKGKHIDLAKTYSNDYLSAPVKTASK
- a CDS encoding response regulator — protein: MKLLLIEDNPTLAHWLAKMLEQEAFALDAVQDGDEADRLLRTNHYDVILLDLNLPKLSGKNVLRRLRQRGDATPVLILTASGSIDEKVELLGAGADDYLVKPFEVRELIARVKVAIRRQSPSKASEVVCGDLSFDIDTRQFTLKGAPLNVTPRERSVLEALILRLGKTVTKPALVDAIFTLADEPSEDAVEIYISRLRKKLDGSSAAIVTLRGLGYLLRKKEDDQ
- a CDS encoding sensor histidine kinase, which codes for MANSLRIRLLWWLLVPLALYVFVTGKTEYDNARHTANLVQDNQLVASARMIAGEVEWSDGFLRVDVPPAALEIFASPYRDQVFYSVRVVGGPLLAGTPDFSPRRLPAPDVPDSYYTDLHGQQVRAVDIVRLMYDNGVARPVRVTVGKTVRSRDAMTQQLWRPQLVRQLEMIALAVALVCIGLTFELRPLMKVKDEVADRDPMQLEPIRVERLHTELRPIVDAINQCIARLGVQVAAQRRFIADAAHQLRTPLTLLGTQLQFARQQEGLNPALDEALAAMHRSNRSMVGLTNKLLLLAQAEAADNSQVAMESVDLVPLAMEVVEDLALLAQARGIDLGAELHGAAPVLGHRGLLQALIANLAENAIRYTGSGGHVTVAVRADADANAATVSVTDNGPGIPAESRSRVFEPFFRASTDTEGTGLGLAIVREIADAHHGEIALKSGEGGKGVHIAVTFPCATPK
- a CDS encoding ABC transporter substrate-binding protein; translated protein: MKLGLTRFPRAAYAAVAASLALCALARLAAPAHAAAPEKLAIMVGGTNKLIYLPARLAEQLGYFKAEGLDVELLSQPTGIEGENEMLAGAVQGVVGFYDHTIDLQTRGKEVKTIVVFGQVPGEVQLVGAKSADAIRSMADVRGKTLGVTGLGSSTSFLTQYLAQRAGVPSTHYTLLPVGADGSFIAAMRQGRIHAGMTTEPTVTELLKSGDAKVLVDMRNVDGTRAALGGTYPASSLYVQTTWLDAHPDEAAKLARAFVKTLRYMHAHSAEQIAAQMPTEDVGNDRALYISALQASLPMYTVDGKMPADGPQTVLKVLSSFNPAVKGRHIDLSRTFTNQFVNDVKP
- a CDS encoding sensor histidine kinase, translating into MFSGSLRGRLLWWLLLPLAAFVSISVVISYRFAQDTADLVQDNALLSSMRIIGEDVDWDNGSVSIQIPPAALELFESPEQDTVFYRVEASGHRLLAGIPDLPLPPHVSDSPTLYATHFADGRAARAVAYARQLYDSGHTEEVIVAVAKTEGSRDAMVWRLLRPQLSGEVLTLVLAMVFVYLGLTFELLPLMKVKDDVADRNASQLEPIRVARLHVELRPIVEAINQCIARMGKQAATQRQFISDAAHQLRTPLALLAAQIQFARQRDSRDAPLAEALAGMHKSSRKLTTLTNKLLLLAHAESAAPVNERERIDLSALIAGVLEELIAFAQSREIDLGAELEDGLYVTGDEALTAALVTNLVDNALRYTQAGGRVTVHTQRREAMAIVRVIDNGPGINADARERVFERFYRASNHAEGTGLGLPIVREIAHRQGGSVTLESNEGGAGLVATVEMRLWIGAS